The Epinephelus fuscoguttatus linkage group LG7, E.fuscoguttatus.final_Chr_v1 DNA window ttcCTTTTAAGTTactttttatgttactgtaataTCTTCCAatcaaaaatgccaaatatttgcCCGCTCCAGATGCCAAATACGaagatttgatgcttttcttgtGTCATTGCTGTAAACTAAATATCTTTTGGTTGAATTTTAGAAATAAAAGTGTGATTGGGAAAAATTACCATTTGCAAGAGTGAGTTCATGGATAAACTTTATATTTTAAGTCTTTGTATACTCATCTCATCTTCGAGGACCTACACTCTGAAACATGTCAAGACAACCGATCAGCACCAGCAGATAAATTCTTTATATtcatcaaattattttttttaagattatttttgggcatttttagcctttaatggataggacagatgtagtgagagagggagagagagggagagagagagagagagagagaggatgacacgcagcaaagggctgcaggctggaatcgaacctgggctgctgcagcaaggactaAGCCTTCTTGTACATGGGTGACCTGCTCTAGCTCAAGTCACTGACACCCCTTCATCAAATTATTCTAATCTATTTGATCACATTTCACACAGGTATGTTGCCATCTGTTAGCTTGGATATCCAGACTCAAAACTAGAAAGATTTGCAGAGcagagcaaatttgaatttgctaggggcggggcatctggatttccaggttagccttctgttgctgcaggtaAATGTTCAAACAGACCCTGGGTGGATTCTGTGAATGCAGCTGGGAAAAGTAAACTGACTGACTTGTACAAATCTCTCAAGTGTGTTGAATTAAGATGATTGGGTTTAACTTTGAACAAGAGGATTAGCATGAGTCAATAGGCCAAATGTGCTGCATTACAGGGTCacaatttttgttttatacTCAATGATCAAAAGAGCATGGACTTTCCTGTGCACATACTAATGTGCACTTTTGGTGTGAGGCTCCTGTTCATCAGTCATTTCATGGATCAACATGGGAATTGTCCTGTACTCAAACCCAGGTTGGGCTAAAGTGGAGTCCATCAACAGAGGTGGAAAAGAAAGTTAAcattaaaggtaaaaaaaacagattatCGTTAAATTTAACAGCCCGGGCTATTagttgcttaaatcactgaaatcaacaggcctttaatacctttcacacaaaactgttgcagCAAAGCTGGGAAATACtatcaacttgtttatttaaaccagtatgaatattgcttaggcttcagataatatatcaattatgaaccACTGATTTGATCTAACTCCAACAATCAGCACATTAGAGAGAGTGACGGCACTTTTTTGGTGGCACCTGGCATAtggacacaacaccactttatcctgttaaaacaatcctcacaacttggAACATCAGGTCTGATTTTGCTGTATGCAAGCAAGCTTTTCTGTCTGTACTGACCCACAATCCTACGTGCAGCGGACGATACATCACATTGGCTGACATGCAGCggggggccacaggctggatttgagcCCAGGCCACTGCGGCAGCAGCCTTGCACACGGGGCGCCTGCtttacccactaagccaccgacgcccctgcAGTTATAAATTTAAAGTTAAGCTGCAACAACAGGCTGATCTTCATCTCTGTCGAACTCAGTAAGTGGTGTttcttttatctccaaggtaatggatataaaagtaaaagggtCAAAGATCAGGGCATAACGTTATTAAAAAGCagtatgtcctgattgtgtgtgtactgcatgcaacagtaggCACTTTCTAaggacagctgcagtacctatgaaagtaaaaagaaaaggtaTGTGATTTAGGACGCAGCCATTGGCTATTGtaggctgtgggcaggacatgaATGCTCCTGTTGGGTCACATGAGGTGTCAATCAAAATGTCAGAGTGCAGTGGCCATTTTGAAAAGTTTAGAATATTTCAAAGGATGCAGTGGCAGTCTGCAGCTTTTTACGGATGTAATAATGTATTTAGACTGAATATTTTACCGGATTTGCATCATCTCGACCCTTGCCAACGTTTGAGGACCGGTTAGTGGAACACAGCGAGGCTTCAAAGGTGAGCTGAAGGCTAACagattgtttgttgtttgtctaaCAGACGCATTGGTTGAACCTGCTGTGGttgttgtattttgaaatgGTCGGCATTATTCACATCACAAGAATCTCTGCTTTACAAACATATGTTGTATAAGTGAGTTAACTTCTTAAATACAACAGTTGTTCACACATCATGAGTGTTTACTAAACAACAGGGCTGTCATATTGTCAAGAGATATTTAAAACAGTTGTGTAGTGACCTGATCAAATGCTGCTGCctaaaaacagtttcacatatATTAGTGAAGTCTGGGACACAGTGTCAcagctctgtcactgtgtttgtacATCTGATGTATCTGCTTCCCAGATTAGCATCCAGATCGTATTATAGTGTGGGCACTACTGTCTTTATACCTGTTGGTACGAGTGCACATGTTGAGGTGTTACCTgcatgtttgctgtatgtgacaatgGTGGCTGGCTGAAAAGGTCTTGCATTAAGTGGATAACTGAGGCATGACATGCAAAATAACCATTTTACACAACACAGATCATCAGAGGAATACTAAATGCCTGAAAAATACTCAGAAGTTTTGTGATGTGGAGTGATTATCACACCATGCAGGTTAATGAGGAagagtttataaataaagtggGGCTCGGAATGAAAGAGTGAAGAAGTGATGGGAAACTGATCAGACTTGCTCAGTGTGCACATATATGGTGTAAAATGGCTGATTCAGGAACAGCGTTGGTTAAACCTCAAACTGTGCCCATGCTCTTTTGTCCATTaagtgtaaaacaaaaaatataatgaCAAGCACTCATGATGATCTTCTCCCCATCTAATAATCCTGACAGTTTACATGCTGTAGCACAGTTTGTCCTGTAGATAGTGCTCTCACATTGACTGGATCTCTTCATTCTGAGATGTTATGTGAAAATGTTTGAGAACAGTTTTTTGGAAACACTGAGCTTTATGCATGAGATGGTAATATAAAGAGGTGAGGCAGATTGCTGAACAGGATATATGTGTTTATTGATGAAGCTGAAATCAATTCAGAATTGTTAAGAGATCTTCCAGCAGCGATGTCGTCGAGGCTCGACTCCCTGTTAGAAGTGACAGTGGGGATGTGATATTACCACAGCTGATGTGTCATGGAGGGGAGTGATTACAGGTCTCTGGCACAAGCAAAAGATTTCTTCTGACCACAGGGTGTGTCATTGACGAAATCCTTTCCTGTAGACAAACAATGACAGCACGTCAGAGGGCTCTGCTATGTTTTTTACACTGACATTGTTTGCCTTTTCTCAATTAGGTAAGTGAAACTTTCTTTTTATAACACTCTCCAAAACCTGAGTTAGAACTGCTTCACTGTTGCAAATGAAagcatgtatttaaaaaaaaaagacacaaccaAATTCAAAACCATAAAAACGGATCCAAagtatgaataaaacaaaaacaataatgatGTATGGTTACACATTATGAGTTACAAAAGATCATTTTCATGTCTTTAGTACTGATAAGTTATTTCTAAAAATCCCAATCAAGAAGACAACAGATGATGAACTTTAACCTTTATAGTTGATCTCCATGCAGTGTTCTTTTCCACCACTGTTGTTGGGCTCCCCATTGGCCCAGCCTTTGAAGTCAAACGGTGAACCGTCACTGTTGAGCCACACACCCTCCTGAAAGAAAGGTTTTTTATATAGCCATGAACTTCACACATGATAAAGTGCTCTCGCTCTTGCCACTCCCAAGAAGGTCAGCCAACTTCCATGTAAAAAGTTCAAAgtagcagttttatttttataacttCAGAGAGGAGCAATgccaaaaataacaaacaaaacaactaagTCCAGATCCCTACCTTACctgtcagaaaataaatgtggaaCGGTAAAGAATAGGTGGACTCACGCCTGATGAATCGTAGCTTCCAACCcaagtgtttgtatgtgtgccAGTCACTCTCAGGATCACATGTCTGAAGGCTTTGTACTGCTCTTGGGTGTGGAGGGAAGCCAGATTTCCACCGAGAGTGGTGCAGAAATGCTGATGAGGAGAATAAAgtatggagagaaaaaaaacaaagtcagaaAAAATAATACAGAGATGAAGTAAGTTGGATGAGCACAGAGAGAGTTACATTATGTTGGAGACAAAGTGAGAATGTGACAGAGATTGAGTGTGTCGAATTCCTTACATCACTACGTAAACCTTACTCTGTGTACTAACAGAAAAACCAACAAGGGTTTAATTAGTAATTGACACTTAAGCTGAAAATACACCGGCACCCGCAGCATGGCGTATCATGTGACGCACGTTAAGTGCTGCCCTAGCACACACTGGACACGTTGCACTGCATCTCGTCAACAGATGCCAATGCAGTTATTACAACTTTTACagaaagatctgtacttcctccacctctgcattagcttaaaatcacaTGTAGACAGCCactaattaaacttgatttctcaaCTGAACAGCACATCTCGATCACTATGACTCGCCAGGAAGTATCTTTTTGACGATTTTCTTTATAATGTTGGGTATTGtgagttgttttatgtctttatttatttcttgacCTCAACAACAAGTCTCTCGTCatccattctttgtcacacaaGAGACACAGCAACTGCAAAGTTCTCTTTGCAtcaatggtgaggagaggagtagAGCTGCTATAGGAGCAGAGTAATGAACTGCTACGagagctggtatgtacaagcagagagtgagtgacagaACTGCACGAATTGAACTGAGGATAATGTGGGCAgtggaaggagcactttgaggaattcctgaacccaaccatcACACCCTCTGTGGAGGTGGCAGAGCCTGAAGACTGGGGGACTTTTGTCTATATCCCTGGCAGAGGTCACTGAGGTAGTTAAAAAGCTTCCCAGCAGCAAGGCGCAGGGTGCAGATGAGTTTtgccctgagatgctgaaggctctggacagtgttgggctgtcttggctgacatgCTTTTTCAGTGTCGCATGAAGGCTGGGTATTGTGCCTGTGCAGTGGCAGCCCGGGGTTGTGGTCACTATTTTTACAAAAGGGGACCGGAGGGTGTGCTCCAATTATCagggtatcacactgctcagcctccctgGGAAaatttactccagggtgctgaaAAGGAAACTCCAACCGTTCACACCTTGGATTTAGAAGGAGCAATGTGGATTCCGTCCTGGCTGTGGAACAATGGACCAGCTTTTCACCCTTGTCGGGATGCTGGAGGGATTGTAGGAGTTTGCctatccagtctacatgtgctttgtggacttggagaaggcttatgaccGCATCCCTTGGAAAGTCTTGTGGAGGGTACTGCGGATTACGGAATTACAGGGAACTGGGATCATTGAAACAAGCTATccggtccctgtatgaccaaagtgacaGCTGCGTCCACATACTCGATGTTAAGTCAGACATGTTCTCTGTGGGTGTGGGCCTCAGCgaggttgtcccttgtcacagatcctgtttgtgatatttataGACACGATCTCAAAGCACTGccgggggaggaaggggtctggtttggggacctcagaactgcctccccttttttttttgcacatgaGGTGGTTCTGTTGgtttcatcacaccgtgaccttcAGCACAtactggggtggtttgcagtcgagtgtgaagcagtcaggatgagagtcagcacctccaaatctgaggccatggacCTCTGCTTGAAATGGattggattgccccctctggatTGGGAAAGAGTTGATGCCTCAAGccaaggagttcaagtatctcagggtcttgtttaCTAGTAAGGGttgaatggagcgtgagatggattggcagtTTGGCACGGTGTCTGCCGTACCATCGTGGTGTGGAGGGAGCTGAGACGGAACGCAAAAACTTtccatttactggtccatctacgtcccaaccctcacctgtggtcacgAGCTTTGGGTAGTGGTTTAAAGAATGAcattgcggatacaagcagccgaaatgagtttcctccattggttggctgggctcagcctttagagatagggtgaggattgcagatacTCAGAGGGAgttcagagtagagccgctgctcttttgcatcaaaaggggtcagtcgAGGCTTCTGGCATCTGAttaggatcctcctgggcgcctacagatagaggtgttctgggcacgtcctactggtaggaggccccgggtcAGACCCAGatcatgctggagggattacatatctcatggATGAATGGACTTAGCGGatagtttttaaatgaatcatgAAAGTCCACAATAAAATTCTGTGTATTTCAAACCAATCAAGTTTCAGATTCAGTCGCAGATAATTGTGAAGCTGTTTGAGAGTCTCACAGTATAAAAATGTTCATATGAGCACTTTTACTACTGAGTGGTTCTAGTACAGCTGGTTTAAAGCATACACCACAAATACAGTGTGTCAGTTAGAAATGACATCATTTCAAGACGTACCTCTGCATCAGCCCAGGTCTTTGGAGCGTGGTGGAACTGGTAACACTTGTTGCCAAATGGAGTCCAACCATCTGGGCAGGTTCTGCAGCACTCATC harbors:
- the LOC125892358 gene encoding galactose-specific lectin nattectin-like; this encodes MTQLDASQGPRTAAVDSQLHFTAFQQGDTNWNTAASCEDECCRTCPDGWTPFGNKCYQFHHAPKTWADAEHFCTTLGGNLASLHTQEQYKAFRHVILRVTGTHTNTWVGSYDSSGEGVWLNSDGSPFDFKGWANGEPNNSGGKEHCMEINYKGKDFVNDTPCGQKKSFACARDL